Proteins from a single region of Penaeus monodon isolate SGIC_2016 chromosome 29, NSTDA_Pmon_1, whole genome shotgun sequence:
- the LOC119591823 gene encoding mucin-5AC-like — translation MLVERLETSLLRSYMQYLVRERIQYSFTLIKILIEHQLQGCSTSIYNLLMLQLSPYKFSILAVKQGEKRLCSFSAYYCYDSQNLSRSEVGNSKCRAIGGLCITGECTISRGKQDCRLGICCKQMPNNTELVLKILYNAGKMMTSKEERTDTNEENKESRPKISGSHAVCKTSDKICCKKSNGCQKRATNVEINATGLLKTLKAAKKGNFAACQIVKGKECKDNKVCCEKSKKCKELGGKTKCTSDILNPPRKCKNGKVCCEKSKKCKDLDGTCREEFKCTETTTVPGQGTSAAPGQQTTVPGQGTSAAPGQQTTVPGQGTSTAPGQQTTPAAIITTGLIAPTVSTSLSTTEAPMYAATAMTSAALTTVAITTTAPTTPLPTITAAPTVSPTQIPTTAQITTTAQTTPTPTTSPVPTFTSAPTTIQGRPTTTPAPSSPAADPVEALQSRFLALTTKDESLDNLDDSLDDAKDSLNSVSASGTTTLADTTVVDRTIRGEFTTTAGTTAAGDSPTLTNTITKVRNTTLTDTTTKQHTTIIADITTVKDNSNEASTTTIDTIAVQETSILVDTTSKADTVLNATTLIETTTLTDISTGKTAAMTDIITVTADYAVITTETGTTASARTQHNSTITAADNAAVFDGTTMTGTSPATDRMTEVDPSNVTDSVAIADTANAEDGTVLITTSLGDTTLGQFSVTDAAGAVSTKEAAETTADLGTAGEIDVQKAAVDAYTEDIDNITVQLSGKDSLLTQFVKDLIAQIVNHINVAKSWIYVERRQIRKDLPSVNQLLLEYGATTINLPPLVTEDETDDSGDESAATTVSTTAAAMSPTLTATVVLTTIPITAGSNLPTSVTTDSTSYIKLTDSTGDTSDATTDSSIKLPLK, via the exons ATGCTGGTGGAGAGGCTGGAAACATCTCTGTTGAGGTCTTATATGCAGTATCTTGTCCGTGAAAGG ATTCAGTACTCCTTCACCCTGATAAAGATCTTGATTGAGCATCAATTACAGGGGTGTTCTACAAGCATTTACAATTTATTAATGCTTCAGCTGTCACCTTATAAGTTTTCCATATTGGCTGTTAAGCAGGGAGAGAAAAGATTGTGCAGCTTTTCTGCATACTACTGTTATGACAGTCAGAACCTTTCAA GAAGTGAAGTTGGTAACAGCAAATGTAGAGCCATAGGTGGCTTGTGTATTACTGGGGAATGCACCATTTCTCGTGGCAAACAAGACTGTCGACTGGGAATATGCTGCAAGCAGATGCCAAATAACA CTGAACTTGTCCTCAAAATACTTTATAATGCAGGAAAAATGATGACCAGCAAGGAAGAACGAACGGACACCAATGAAGAGAATAAAGAGTCTCGTCCAAAAATATCTGGCTCAC ATGCAGTCTGCAAAACCAGTGATAAGATATGTTGCAAGAAATCTAACGGATGTCAGAAAAGGGCTACAAATGTAGAAATAAATGCAACGGGATTGTTAAAGACATTGAAGGCTGCAAAGAAGGGAAACTTTGCTGCATGTCAAATTGTAAAGGGAAAGGAG TGTAAAGATAACAAAGTCTGTTGCGAGAAGTCAAAAAAGTGTAAAGAATTGGGTGGCAAAACCAAATGCACTAGTGATATTCTTAATCCTCCCAGAAAGTGTAAAAATGGCAAAGTGTGTTGTGAGAAGTCAAAAAAGTGTAAAGACTTAGATGGTACCTGCAGAGAGGAATTCAAATGCACCGAAACG ACAACTGTTCCTGGACAAGGAACATCAGCTGCACCAGGCCAACAGACAACTGTTCCTGGACAAGGAACATCGGCTGCACCAGGCCAACAGACAACTGTTCCTGGACAAGGAACATCAACTGCACCAGGCCAACAGACAACTCCAGCTGCCATCATTACGACAGGTCTAATTGCTCCAACTGTCAGCACAA GTCTATCAACCACTGAAGCTCCAATGTATGCCGCAACTGCAATGACAAGTGCAGCTCTAACCACTGTTGCTATCACTACTACAGCTCCAACAACTCCACTGCCAACCATTACTGCAGCTCCAACAGTTTCTCCAACTCAAATACCTACCACAGCTCAAATCACTACTACAGCTCAAACAACTCCAACTCCTACCACCTCTCCAGTTCCCACTTTTACTTCAGCTCCAACCACTATTCAGGGACGGCCAACCACCACTCCAGCTCCTTCTTCTCCGGCTGCT GACCCAGTGGAGGCATTACAAAGCAGATTTTTGGCCCTGACTACCAAGGATGAATCTCTGGATAATCTCGACGATTCACTTGACGATGCAAAGGATTCTCTGAATAGTGTTTCTG CTTCAGGCACCACCACTTTAGCTGACACTACTGTAGTAGATAGAACAATTAGAGGAGAGTTCACAACCACAGCAGGTACTACAGCTGCAGGAGATTCTCCTACTCTCACAAACACTATAACCAAAGTAAGGAACACAACCTTAACTGACACTACAACCAAACAACATACCACAATCATAGCAGATATTACAACTGTAAAAGACAATTCAAACGAAGCTAGCACAACCACAATAGACACTATAGCTGTACAAGAGACTTCAATTTTAGTAGACACTACATCTAAAGCAGACACTGTACTGAATGCTACAACCTTGATAGAGACTACAACCTTGACAGACATATCTACAGGAAAGACTGCAGCTATGACAGACATAATAACCGTAACAGCAGACTATGCAGTCATCACAACCGAAACAGGTACTACAGCTTCAGCGAGAACACAACACAACAGCACAATAACAGCAGCAGATAATGCAGCTGTATTTGATGGTACTACAATGACAGGCACTTCACCTGCAACAGACAGGATGACAGAAGTAGACCCTAGTAATGTAACAGACAGTGTGGCTATTGCAGATACAGCAAACGCAGAAGACGGAACTGTATTAATTACTACATCTTTAGGAGACACTACACTTGGACAATTCTCTGTAACAGATGCCGCGGGAGCAGTCAGTACAAAAGAAGCTGCTGAAACAACAGCCG ATCTTGGGACTGCTGGCGAAATAGATGTACAGAAAGCTGCCGTTGATGCATATACAGAAGACATAGACAATATAACTGTGCAGCTATCAGGCAAAGACAGTCTTTTAACACAATTTGTAAAAGACCTTATTGCTCAAATAGTGAACCACATAAATGTAGCAAAGTCCTGGATATATGTTGAGCGAAGGCAAATCCGAAAAGACCTTCCTTCTGTGAATCAGCTGTTGCTGGAGTATGGTGCAACGACAATTAACCTGCCTCCGCTTGTTACAGAAG aTGAAACCGATGATTCCGGAGATGAGTCTGCTGCCACAACTGTTTCTACAACTGCTGCTGCAATGAGCCCTACACTTACTGCTACAGTTGTTCTAACAACAATTCCTATTACTGCTGGCAGCAATCTTCCTACAAGTGTTACAACCGATTCTACAAGCTATATTAAACTGACTGATTCTACAGGTGATACATCTGATGCTACAACTGATTCTTCAATAAAACTGCCGTTGAAGTAG
- the LOC119591824 gene encoding mucin-21-like yields the protein MKPHTKSYHNRCVKPIHHNKGDKCTTDAPNKGAQPMHHTKVLTMVYNRCTTKGYNRPQPCTTVKPSTKVLQPMPHKPKGYNRCHHNQSATTIGATTTTTKVQRRLTTKWCNRCAQPPTNATTMPPQMPQRTTQPKCYNRATQANLANTTKPGATTDATTTKGATTDGTTTIATTTNGATTDATITKGVTTDATTTDGATIDATTTNGVTTDATTTKGAATKGATTDATTTNGVTTDATTTKGAATKGATTDATATDGATTDATTTKSATTDGATTDATATKGATTDGATTNATTTKGATTDATTTNGATTDGATTDATTTRGATTDGTTTIATTTKGATIDATTTRGATTDATTTNGATTDATITKGATTDATTINGATTDATTTKGATTDGTTTDATTTKGAATKGATTDATTTNGVTTDATTTKGAATKGATTDATTTKSATTDATTTKSATTDGATTDATTTKGATTDGATTDDTTTDATTTKSATTDATTTKSATTDATTTEGATTDATTTKGATTVATTTDGATMGATRTDVASSANTTNGTTADGAKTDGVIIVFTRTGTTVSTTST from the exons ATGAAACCACACACCAAGAGCTACCACAACCGATGTGTCAAACCGATCCACCACAACAAAGGTGACAAGTGCACAACCGATGCACCAAACAAAGGTGCTCAACCGATGCACCACACCAAGGTGCTCACCATGGTCTACAACCGATGCACCACCAAGGGCTACAACCGACCACAACCGTGCACCACAGTCAAACCATCAACCAAGGTGCTACAACCGATGCCACACAAACCAAAGGGCTACAACCGATGCCACCACAACCAAAGTGCTACAACCATAGGTgctacaaccaccaccaccaaagtACAACGTCGACTCACAACCAAATGGTGCAACCGATGTGCACAACCACCCACAAATGCTACAACGATGCCACCACAAATGCCACAACGTACCACACAACCAAAGTGCTACAACCGAGCCACACAAGCCAACCTGGCCAACACCACCAAACCAGGTGCTACAACCGATGCCACCACAACCAAAGGTGCTACAACTGATGGTACTACAACCATTGCCACCACAACCAATGGTGCTACAACCGATGCCACCATAACCAAAGGTGTTACAACCGATGCCACCACAACCGATGGTGCTACAATCGATGCCACCACAACCAATGGTGTTACAACCGATGCCACCACAACCAAAGGTGCTGCAACCAAAGGTGCTACAACCGATGCTACCACAACCAATGGTGTTACAACCGATGCCACCACAACCAAAGGTGCTGCAACCAAAGGTGCTACAACCGATGCCACCGCAACCGATGGTGCTACAACCGATGCCACCACAACCAAAAGTGCTACAACCGATGGTGCTACAACCGATGCCACCGCAACCAAAGGTGCTACAACCGATGGTGCTACAACCAATGCCACCACAACCAAAGGTGCTACAACCGATGCCACCACAACCAATGGTGCTACAACCGATGGTGCTACAACCGATGCCACCACAACCAGAGGTGCTACAACTGATGGTACTACAACCATTGCCACCACAACCAAGGGTGCTACAATCGATGCCACCACAACCAGGGGTGCTACAACCGATGCCACCACAACCAATGGTGCTACAACCGATGCCACCATAACCAAAGGTGCTACAACCGATGCTACCACAATCAATGGTGCTACAACCGATGCCACCACAACCAAAGGTGCTACAACCGATGGTACTACAACCGATGCCACCACAACCAAAG GTGCTGCAACCAAAGGTGCTACAACCGATGCTACCACAACCAATGGTGTTACAACTGATGCCACCACAACCAAAGGTGCTGCAACCAAAGGTGCTACAACCGATGCCACCACAACCAAAAGTGCTACAACCGATGCCACCACAACCAAAAGTGCTACAACCGATGGTGCTACAACCGATGCCACCACAACCAAAGGTGCTACAACCGATGGTGCTACAACCGATGATACTACAACCGATGCCACCACAACCAAAAGTGCTACAACTGATGCCACCACAACCAAAAGTGCTACAACCGATGCCACCACAACTGAGGGTGCTACAACAGATGCCACCACAACCAAAGGTGCTACAACCGTTGCCACCACAACCGATGGTGCTACAATGGGTGCCACCAGAACTGATGTTGCATCTAGTGCCAATACAACCAATGGCACTACAGCTGATGGTGCTAAAACTGATggtgttataattgtttttaccAGAACTGGTACAACTGTTTCTACAACATCTACATAA